The genomic region CCGCAGGGCGCATCAGCGCAGCGTCATGCACCTTCGTCTACCGATACGGTGCATGACGCCTTCGGCTTGTGCGCTCGACGACCTGCATCATTCAACGCATGCGTCGGCCGAGACGATCAGGGGCATGCGATGCTCTCGTCCCGATACGCATAACCGTTGCTCTGGCCCCACGCGTACGAAAACTCTCCGCATGAAGCAAATTGCCCTTTGACGATGCCGGTCGGCTTGTCGTAATAGGTGCGCAGGGTGCCGTACGGCGGCGGATTCAGGACGTACGCGGGAATCGCAAGAACGGCGGCCGAGTACAAGGTGATGAAGCAGGCGAACAGGGCGATCCGCAAACGACGTTTCATGATGGCTTCCTTCTCCATGGGCGGCCACGTCAGCCGCAAGCCGAATCTAGCATGGATGCGGCATGTCGCAGGTGGCGCCCCGCAAGGCGCATCCCGCACCTGCCGATTCGCAAACCGGGGCTTCGCATGCCCGGCTGACGCAACACCACGATGTCATCGCGGTAGGATGCGCGGCAAACGATCGCACAAGAGCATCCATGGATACCGAACAAGCGGAACCGACCGGCAACAATCCTTTCGCAGGCTTGTGGTCCGGACCCAATGGCTTGCGCCGCGTGCTGGCCGTCTTCGTGCCGGCCCTGCTGTGCGCCCTGGCCTTGCAATGGGCGACCGAGCGCTACACGGTCGCTCCGACCTGCGCCGACTATGGCGAGAAGCACGGCCTTGCGTATCAAGGTGCCGATGCCACGCACGCCAACGACGTCTACACATCGGTCTGCCGCTATCGCAAGCCCGATGGCAGCGAAGACACCATCTCCACGTCCACGATGTTTCCTTTCCTGACCGGTCTGTGGATCAGCTTTGCGCTCGACCTCAAGATGACGGTGCTTGCTTTCCTCGCCCTGTCGATACTGGCTGATGTCGGTTTGAAAAAGCTGCGGCCTTCGGGCAAGAAAAAGCGACGCAAGCCGTAACCCTCAATGCACGAAGGATGCGCGACGATGCCTTCGACGCCTCCGTGTTCTGGCATTCAATATGCGGGCGCCGCCATCAGCGGCGTCCGCACTTCAACACCGGGTGCGTGAGTCGATACTCGACCCTGTCCGGACTCAACCTTGCCCGGACACCGGGATGATGCCGCGCTTGTCGACTTCGTCGCGGGTCTTGTCGAAACGATCCTGCTGGTCCTTCGTCAACACGCGGCCACCCCCGATGATCTCGGTCCACATCGCGTGGTCTTTCTTCACCCGATCATCGCTCCACGTGCTTCTGTCTTCAGTCGGCATTCCGTTCTCCCTGTAATGGTTTGATCGCGTCCAGACGATCTCCGGCCCACGCATGCCGCTCCGGCATGCGCCCAAGGACCCCCCTGTCCGCAGCGGATACAACGAGAGATGCGCCGGGATTCGGCCAGCATCGGGAGATGTTTTCGAGCGGCCGATGCGTGGATTGCGTATCGCGATGGGTGGGGTGGGGATGGTGGGGTTCGCTGCGCTCACCACCACCCTACGAGATTGCCGTCGCGACTTGCGTCGCTCCCACAAATCGATGCGATCAGAACCATTCGGCCTGCATGTCGAAGGCGCTGGGCTCCGCATCGCGGACCAGACGCGCGGCATGTTCGATCAGCGGCACTTCGGTGGCGAAGAAGAAACGGCAGGCCTGGACTTTGCCGGCGTAGAAATCGCGGTCGTCGCCGGTCGCCTTGGGCAGCGCTTTCTGCGCGATCGTCGCCTGCTGCAGCCACAGCCAGCCGATGGCGAGGTGGCCGAGGGCGGTCATGTAGTGCGAGGCGTTGGCGAGCGCGAGGCGCGCTTCGCCTGCGGCCATGCGTTTGCCTGCGGCGCGGGTGGCGTCGATAGCGTGTTTCGCGGCGATGGCCAGCTGGTCGGCGAGCGGTTTCAGCGTGTCGTCCGCGCCGGCTTCGATGCAGGTGTGGGCGATCTTCGCCATCAGCAGTTTCAGCGCGGCGCCGTCCTGCATCATCGATTTGCGGCCGAGCAGATCCAGCGCCTGGATGCCGTTGGTGCCTTCGTGGATCGGGTTGATGCGGTTGTCGCGGTAGTTCTGTTCGACCGGATACTCACGGGTGAAGCCGTAGCCGCCGAGCACCTGCACCGCGAGTTCGTTGGCCTTGAGCGCATGATCCGAGCCCCAGGCTTTGACGATCGGGGTCAGCAGTTCCAGCAACAGATGGCTGTCGCGCTGCACGGCTTCGTCGGCGTCGCGCGCGTGGTCGACCAGCATCGAGGCGTAGTAGCAGAGCAGTTCGGCGCCTTCGACATAACACTTCTGCTGCAGCAGCATGCGCCGCACGTCGGCGTGTTCGATGATCGCGACCGGCGGCGAGGTCGGATCCTTCTGGTCGGGATGCCGGCCCTGTTTGCGTTCTTTCGCATACTGCAGCGAATAGAGATAACCGGCGAGACCCTGCAGCACCGCGCCCATGCCGACGCCGATGCGCTCCTCGTTCATCATGTGGAACATCGCGACGAGGCCCTGATGCGGTTCGCCGACCAGTTCGGCGTAACAGTCGCCGGCTTCGCCGAATTTCAGGAAGGTGTTGACGCTGCCGCGCTGGCCCATCTTGTGGTTGAGGCCGGCGAGGCGCACGTCGTTGCGCTCGCCGCGACTGCCGTCGGCACCGACCTTCCATCGGGGAACGATGAACAGGCTGATGCCGCGCACGCCGGCCGGCGCGCCGACGATCTTCGCCAGCACCAGATGGATGATGTTCTCGCCCAGTTCGTGATCGCCCGCGGAGATCCACATCTTCGCGCCGGTGAGCCGGTAGCTGCCGTCGGCCTGCGGTTCTGCGCTGGTCTTGATGTCGGCCAGCGACGAGCCCGCGTGCGGCTCGGACAGACACATCGTGCCGAAATAGCGGCCTTCGATGATCGGCTGCACGTACAGGCGCTTCTGTTCCGGCGTGCCGTATTCGGCGAGCAGATTGGACGCGCCGCGCGCCAGCGCGGGATAAGCGATGGTGCCGGGATTCGCGGCCGAGAACATCGAGTCGCAGGCCTGCGCGATCACGAACGGCAGCTGCATGCCGCCGGCCTCGTAGTCGGCGAGCGCGGCAGCGAAGCCGGCATCGTTGTAGGCCTGCACCGCTTCGCCGATCTCGGGAATCAGCACGACCTTGCCGTCGACCATCTGCGGTTCGTTGAGGTCGGACTTGCGGTTGTGCGGCAGGAATTTCTCCAGCGCGATCTGGTGCGCCAGATCCAGCGCCGCGCCGAACGTGTCGCGATTATGATCGGCGAAACGCGGATACGCGCTGAGGCGATCGACGCCGAGCACTTCGTAGAGCATGAAGTCGAGATTGCGGCGGTTGGTCAAAGGGCTCGGGTTCATGCGGCTTTCCTGAAGGAGAATGGAGCGTGCGAAAGCTTGCCGATCCCGTGCTACAAGCGCAGGCGGCGCTTCAACTCCGCGATCAACTGCGACACCTCGGACGGTGCGAGCTTGGCGAAACGCTCCGGCAGCAGGCTGCGGCGCGAGGATTCCTGCACCGCGAGCAGTTCCATCAACTGGATGGTGTCGGTGTGCTGCGGCGGAATGAAATCGGCGATGGCCTGCTGCAGATGCGCGACCGACAGCGCGGCGCCGGCTTCGCGCGCGAGGTCCAGTGCGAGCAGCGCGATCGCTTCGAGATCCGCATTGGAATACCCGTCGAGCGCCTCCAACGCCCCGGTCAGCGCGGCGTCGGCATCTGCGGGCAGCGGCGCGTCGCCGCGCTTGAGGATGGCGCGCACCACGTGCATGCGGTCGGCGCCGTTGTCGGCGTAGAAGAACGGAATCTTGCGGTCGAGGCGGCCCGGGCGCTTGATGTCGACGTCGAGTTTGTCGGGGCGATTGGTCATCAGGATCGTCAACACGTGGCCGCGATTGTCGGTGTCGGACATGAAGTCCTTGATCCGCGCGATCACCCGCGACGAAGTGCCGCCGTCGGTATCGCCGCCTTCTCCGCTGCCGAAGCTGCGGTCGCCTTCGTCGATGACCAGCGCGATCGGGCTCATCGCGCGGATGATCTTGAGCACGCGTTCGAGATTGGATTCGGTCGAGCCCACCCACTTCGAGCGGAAGTTCTTCAGCACCACGCCCGGCAGCCCGGCTTCCTTCAGGAACGCCTTGATGACGAAGGTCTTGCCCACGCCCATCGGGCCGACCGCGAGCAGGCCCATCGGCGCGAGCCGGCGGTCGCCGGTCTTGATGGTCGCCGCGATCTTCATCAACTCCTGCTTGATCTGGTCGTAGCCGCCGACCGCGTCGAGGCCGTAGGTCGGATCGAGGAATTCGATGAGATCGCCGCAGGAACGCTGGATGATTTCGCGCTTGCGGGTGCCGATGATGCGCAGCATGGCGTCGACCGGGTCGCCCTTCTGCTCGGCGGGCGTGCTCGCGCGGCCGAGAATGAGGAACGCGATTTCCTCGCGGGTCTTGCCGGCGGTCACGCCGGCGTACATCTCCGCACGCTGTTTCGCGTCGGGCGCATCGCCCAGCAGCTGCAGCGCCAACGCCTTGCGCTCTTCATCGGACAGACCGGCGGCGGGTTGTTCGGCCACGATGCTGTCGATTTCCAGCAGCCGCAGGCCTGCGGTGTGTTTGGCGACCAGCGCCTGCTGTTCTGGCGACATGTGCGGCGCGGACTGCGCGACCAGCCGCGCGCGCGCGGCTTCGTCGGGAAACGGCACTTCGATCGCGGCGATGCGCGGATTGGTGTTGAGCGAAGGATGCAGCTCGGACAGCGACGCGCAGATCAGCACGACGATGTGGTTGCGCTGCAGCAGCAGGCCGCTGAGCGACCAGTCGTGGAGGATTTCCAGCAGCCCGCGCTCGTCGGTGCTGAGGAAGGTGGTTTCCGCGTTCGGAACCAGATCGCCGGCATGCGGCAGCACCAGCGCGACGCCCTCGCCCGCGCGCATCCGGGTTTCCAGATGGCCGATGTTTTCCAGCAGGGTTTCGCCCAGTTCCAGCACCTTGCCGTTGACGCCGAATTGTTTGAGCCCCGCATGACGCAGCGCCAGTTCGTAGCGCTGCGGCTTGGCCGCCAGCACCACGGTGTGCAGGAATTCGACGAAGGGCTGCAGCTTGCCGTCGTGGGCGATCGCATCGTGCACGTTGCCGTGGACCAGGAACAGCCCGGCCTCGCCCGCGAGATAGCGGCGCTTGAGTTCGTCGGCCCAGGGCGGCAGCGCGATGCTGTTGAGTGTGGTCATGGTCTGTCCGTGGATGCGATCAGCGACGTGGGTCGAGCGATATTTCTGTCATCCCGAATCCGGCGAAGCCGGTGAGGGACCTGCTTTCACGATGTACGGAAGAAGCAGGTCCCTCGCTATGCTCGGGATGACGGCTGGGAATCAGATCGTGCGATCCGCGCCGGCCTGGCCGGCGCGCTCCTTCTTCAGCGCTTCGAGCTTGTTGCGCGCGCTCGCCTTGCTGCTGTTGGTACGCAGCGCCTTGAGGCGCACGTCGAGATCGGATTCGCGCAGCTCGTCGCCCAGCTTGGCCTTGGCGATGGTGTCCTTGATGCCGGTGCGGACATTTTCAAGCGCGCGCAGTTCGGCATCGACCGACAGCCCTTCGAGCTGGTCCTGGATGCGCACGCGCGCCTGCGCGCTCTGCATCTTGGCGAGCATGCGCTCCTTCTCGGACTTGAGCTTGCCGATCTCGCCCTTGACCTCGGTGAGCGCGGTCTTGGCGGTTTCGACGTCCTTCTCGGCGGCTTCCATTTCGGCCTGCAGCGATGCGATCTCGGCGTCGACGGCGTCCTTGCGCTCGATCAGTTCCACAGCGATGTCGTCCTGGCCTTCGGCCATCGCCTGTTCGAGCATGGCGCTCAATTCATGCTGCTGCGCCTGCGCTTTCTGCAGGCGGTCGGCGGCGTCCTCGCGCAGGCGGATGAGGCCGGCGGTGGCGTTCTTGAGCTTGTTGTATTTCTCGACCATGGTGTTGATCGCGTTTTCGTAGGCGATCTCCGGGTGCTGCTGTTCCAGCCCGGTGACGAACAGCGACATGAACCCGCGTACGAGGTTGGCGAGGCGGCTGAAGAGGTTGAGGCTCATGAGGGTCTCCTGGAGGATTGGATCATCGCGCGATGAGCATGTTGGTCGATGATCATGGCGTGGTACGTGCGGATTGTTTCGCGGCCTTGGCATGCTGCTCGCCTGCGGTCGCGCCGGTTTTGAAATAGTGGCTGTCCAGATCGTTCTGCGACAGCTCCAGTTCGATGTCTTCTTCCAGTTGCAGCCGCGACAGCGATTCGCCCAGCTTGGAGCCGAGCACGCTGGAATACGGGCTGGCGACCACCATCTGGTAGATCTCTTCGACCTGGTCGGGCAACGACACCAGCGCCGCTTCGATCGACATCTGTCGCGCGACCAGGCCGTCGTGGCGCTGCTTGACCGCGAAATAATCGTCGCGGGCCATCTTCATGTGGCGATAGCGCGGATCGGACGCCTCCACTTCGGCCAGCGCCTTTTCGGCGTCGCGCAGGCGGCGCTCGACGGTCGCTTCCTCGCCGCTGCGCAGGCGGTCCCTGATCGTCGCTTCGGCCAGCCACAGCGCCAGATAATCGACCGAGGCCTTGTCGACGCGCTCGGCATCGTCGTAGGAGAGCTGGCTCTGTTCTTCGCCTGCGATGCGGTACAGCACCGTCGCGCGTTCGACGATGGCCTGGTATTTCTGCCACATCGCCATGCCCTGCACCCGCTCCAGCCCGCCGTGCAGCAGGAACAGTTCCTGCTGCAGCTGCGCGCGGCGCTGGTCGATGGCGGCGCGGCGCGCGCTGCGGTCGACCTTGCTGCGGAAGGTCGGCAAGTCCGGGATCACCAGTGCGGTCAGCACCTGCACCGCGCCCAGCACCACGAGCGCGCCGATCGCACCGGCGCCGCCGGCGGGAATCGACGCGACCGCCGCCGCCAGCCCGCCGCCGAGCAGCGTGATGACGTTGGTCTGACTGGTGAGCCAGGCGCGCAGATAACTCACGGGATTGGACGGTTGTTTCATTTCAGTCGATCAGGTCGTCGCGATCAGACGCTCACGCGGACGTTGCCCTTGCCCGCCGCCTGGTGCAGTCGACTGAGGATGCGCTGTTCCAGCGCCGCCGCTTCGGGCATGCGCAGCCAGCCGCTGTCGCGCGGCTTGGGCGTGGCGATCTCGAAATCGTCGGCGATCCGCGCCGGCTGCGTGGACAGCACCACCACGCGGTCGCCCAGCAACAGGGCCTCGGTCACGTCGTGGGTGACGAACACGATCAGGCACGGATGTTCCTGGTACAGCTTCACCAGCAGTCGCTGCATTTCCTCGCGGGTCTGCGCGTCGAGCGCGCCGAAGGGTTCGTCCATCAGCAGGATCCGCGGGCGCAGCATCAGCGAACGCGCCAGGGCGATGCGCTGGTTCTGGCCGCCGGAGAGCTGGCTCGGCAGCAGCTTGGCCTTGTCGGACAGCCCCACCGCTTCGAGCATGTGCATGACCTTGTCGTGACGTTCGGCGGACGGAATGCGGTCGCGCCAGAGTTTCAGGCGGAACGGAAACGCGACGTTGTCGTAGACATTCAGATCGGGACGGTTGGCGTAGCGCTGGAACACCATCACCGCGTCGTCGT from Lysobacter sp. harbors:
- a CDS encoding acyl-CoA dehydrogenase, coding for MNPSPLTNRRNLDFMLYEVLGVDRLSAYPRFADHNRDTFGAALDLAHQIALEKFLPHNRKSDLNEPQMVDGKVVLIPEIGEAVQAYNDAGFAAALADYEAGGMQLPFVIAQACDSMFSAANPGTIAYPALARGASNLLAEYGTPEQKRLYVQPIIEGRYFGTMCLSEPHAGSSLADIKTSAEPQADGSYRLTGAKMWISAGDHELGENIIHLVLAKIVGAPAGVRGISLFIVPRWKVGADGSRGERNDVRLAGLNHKMGQRGSVNTFLKFGEAGDCYAELVGEPHQGLVAMFHMMNEERIGVGMGAVLQGLAGYLYSLQYAKERKQGRHPDQKDPTSPPVAIIEHADVRRMLLQQKCYVEGAELLCYYASMLVDHARDADEAVQRDSHLLLELLTPIVKAWGSDHALKANELAVQVLGGYGFTREYPVEQNYRDNRINPIHEGTNGIQALDLLGRKSMMQDGAALKLLMAKIAHTCIEAGADDTLKPLADQLAIAAKHAIDATRAAGKRMAAGEARLALANASHYMTALGHLAIGWLWLQQATIAQKALPKATGDDRDFYAGKVQACRFFFATEVPLIEHAARLVRDAEPSAFDMQAEWF
- a CDS encoding ATP-binding protein, whose amino-acid sequence is MTTLNSIALPPWADELKRRYLAGEAGLFLVHGNVHDAIAHDGKLQPFVEFLHTVVLAAKPQRYELALRHAGLKQFGVNGKVLELGETLLENIGHLETRMRAGEGVALVLPHAGDLVPNAETTFLSTDERGLLEILHDWSLSGLLLQRNHIVVLICASLSELHPSLNTNPRIAAIEVPFPDEAARARLVAQSAPHMSPEQQALVAKHTAGLRLLEIDSIVAEQPAAGLSDEERKALALQLLGDAPDAKQRAEMYAGVTAGKTREEIAFLILGRASTPAEQKGDPVDAMLRIIGTRKREIIQRSCGDLIEFLDPTYGLDAVGGYDQIKQELMKIAATIKTGDRRLAPMGLLAVGPMGVGKTFVIKAFLKEAGLPGVVLKNFRSKWVGSTESNLERVLKIIRAMSPIALVIDEGDRSFGSGEGGDTDGGTSSRVIARIKDFMSDTDNRGHVLTILMTNRPDKLDVDIKRPGRLDRKIPFFYADNGADRMHVVRAILKRGDAPLPADADAALTGALEALDGYSNADLEAIALLALDLAREAGAALSVAHLQQAIADFIPPQHTDTIQLMELLAVQESSRRSLLPERFAKLAPSEVSQLIAELKRRLRL
- a CDS encoding PspA/IM30 family protein, which codes for MSLNLFSRLANLVRGFMSLFVTGLEQQHPEIAYENAINTMVEKYNKLKNATAGLIRLREDAADRLQKAQAQQHELSAMLEQAMAEGQDDIAVELIERKDAVDAEIASLQAEMEAAEKDVETAKTALTEVKGEIGKLKSEKERMLAKMQSAQARVRIQDQLEGLSVDAELRALENVRTGIKDTIAKAKLGDELRESDLDVRLKALRTNSSKASARNKLEALKKERAGQAGADRTI
- a CDS encoding ABC transporter ATP-binding protein, which produces MSETAASASAASAVIALDRIVQEYPRPEGGVNRVVDDLSLRFTGPSINMLLGPSGCGKSTLLYMMGGVRPQNTNMPTSGSISIDGVACTDAHDDAVMVFQRYANRPDLNVYDNVAFPFRLKLWRDRIPSAERHDKVMHMLEAVGLSDKAKLLPSQLSGGQNQRIALARSLMLRPRILLMDEPFGALDAQTREEMQRLLVKLYQEHPCLIVFVTHDVTEALLLGDRVVVLSTQPARIADDFEIATPKPRDSGWLRMPEAAALEQRILSRLHQAAGKGNVRVSV